From a single Mycolicibacterium moriokaense genomic region:
- a CDS encoding NADH-quinone oxidoreductase subunit B family protein translates to MPTEAAQKAEQTLIHVLWINAGLSCDGDSVALTGATQPTIEEIALGALPGLPQIAVHWPLIDFECGPTGGADDFLEWFFKADRGELEPFVLVVEGSIPNEDLHQEGYWCGFGNDPSTDQPITTSEWLDRLAPKATAIVAVGTCATYGGIHAMAGNPTGAMGVPDYLGWDWKSKAGIPIVCVPGCPIQGDNLSETLTYLLYMATDQAPMIPLDDALRPQWLFGHTVHEGCDRAGYYEQGDFATEYGSPKCIVKLGCWGPVVKCNVPKRGWINGVGGCPNVGGICIGCTMPGFPDKFMPFMDEPPGGKISTAASGLYGSVIRNLRHITGQTVDKEPRWRHRGKELTTGAKRTW, encoded by the coding sequence ATGCCGACAGAAGCTGCCCAAAAAGCGGAACAAACCCTGATCCACGTTCTGTGGATCAACGCCGGACTCAGTTGTGACGGCGATTCCGTGGCATTGACAGGCGCCACCCAACCAACCATCGAGGAGATCGCGCTCGGAGCGCTTCCCGGTCTACCTCAAATCGCAGTGCACTGGCCGTTGATCGACTTCGAATGCGGACCGACGGGCGGCGCAGACGACTTCCTCGAATGGTTCTTCAAGGCCGACCGCGGCGAACTGGAACCGTTCGTGCTGGTCGTCGAGGGGTCCATCCCCAACGAGGACCTGCATCAGGAGGGATACTGGTGCGGGTTCGGCAACGACCCGTCGACCGACCAGCCGATCACCACCAGCGAGTGGCTCGACCGGCTGGCACCGAAGGCGACCGCGATCGTGGCCGTCGGTACGTGTGCGACGTACGGCGGAATCCACGCGATGGCAGGCAATCCGACCGGGGCGATGGGCGTACCGGACTACCTCGGCTGGGACTGGAAGAGCAAGGCCGGCATTCCCATCGTGTGCGTGCCCGGCTGCCCCATCCAGGGCGACAACCTATCCGAGACGTTGACTTACCTCCTGTACATGGCCACCGATCAGGCGCCGATGATTCCGCTGGACGACGCGCTGCGGCCACAATGGCTCTTCGGCCACACGGTGCACGAGGGGTGCGACCGTGCCGGCTACTACGAGCAGGGTGACTTCGCAACCGAGTACGGGTCACCGAAATGCATTGTGAAGCTGGGCTGTTGGGGCCCCGTGGTCAAGTGCAACGTGCCGAAGCGCGGCTGGATCAACGGCGTCGGCGGGTGCCCGAACGTCGGCGGCATCTGCATCGGATGCACGATGCCGGGCTTCCCTGACAAGTTCATGCCCTTCATGGACGAACCGCCTGGGGGAAAGATCTCGACTGCGGCCTCCGGCCTGTACGGCTCGGTGATTCGCAATCTGCGCCACATCACCGGCCAGACCGTCGACAAAGAGCCGCGGTGGCGGCATCGGGGCAAGGAACTGACGACAGGCGCGAAGCGCACCTGGTAG
- a CDS encoding NifU family protein → MASTGHHDPEALDDETRWRSAGDRIQTLLDASAGSGTVVHERTQQLAAELTDLYGAALTRIVTITAESAPELVDRFAADELVASLMLVHGLHPHGRERRIEDALDSVRPYLGSHGGDVALLDVVDGADGPVVRLRFAGSCKSCPSSAVTLEFAVEDAVRAAAPEITAIEVVTAEAANSSGLISVDSLMSRVHTKGTHNGAWQPLPEIEDLHPGEVGGFLIAGVPILACRVGDELYAYHDRCGQCHDSMAGAALHRPMGAPVGQAVLRCPRCHAHFDVVHAGTGVNGTHLDPIPLLRRDGVLAVAVHAEATGVM, encoded by the coding sequence ATGGCCTCGACTGGACACCACGACCCGGAGGCACTCGACGACGAAACACGGTGGCGTTCAGCAGGTGACCGGATTCAGACCCTGCTGGACGCCAGTGCGGGCAGCGGGACCGTCGTGCACGAGCGGACCCAACAACTCGCCGCCGAGCTGACGGACCTCTACGGCGCCGCCCTCACCCGGATCGTCACCATCACCGCCGAATCGGCACCGGAACTCGTCGATCGATTCGCGGCCGACGAACTCGTCGCCAGCCTGATGCTCGTCCACGGGCTCCACCCGCACGGCAGGGAGCGCAGGATCGAGGACGCCCTCGACAGCGTCCGGCCGTATCTCGGTTCCCATGGCGGCGACGTCGCCCTGCTCGACGTGGTCGACGGAGCCGACGGCCCCGTGGTGCGGCTGCGGTTCGCGGGCAGCTGTAAGAGCTGTCCGTCGTCGGCGGTGACACTCGAATTCGCCGTCGAAGACGCGGTGCGTGCGGCCGCACCCGAGATCACGGCGATCGAAGTCGTCACCGCAGAGGCCGCGAACTCGTCCGGCCTGATCTCGGTGGACTCGCTGATGAGCCGCGTACACACCAAGGGCACGCACAACGGCGCCTGGCAGCCGCTGCCCGAGATCGAGGATCTGCACCCAGGTGAGGTGGGCGGATTCCTCATCGCCGGAGTGCCGATCCTGGCGTGCCGGGTAGGCGACGAGCTGTACGCCTACCACGATCGGTGCGGCCAGTGCCACGACTCGATGGCGGGCGCTGCGTTGCACCGTCCGATGGGCGCACCCGTTGGACAGGCGGTTCTGCGTTGTCCACGCTGCCACGCACATTTCGACGTCGTGCACGCGGGCACCGGCGTGAACGGCACACATCTCGACCCGATCCCCCTGCTCCGCCGCGACGGAGTCCTGGCCGTCGCGGTGCACGCCGAGGCAACCGGGGTGATGTGA
- a CDS encoding nickel-dependent hydrogenase large subunit, with amino-acid sequence MTTTVPGPQHTSRDPSTLVEMSWDPITRIVGSLGIYTKIDFENREVVECHSTSSIFRGYSIFMKGKDPRDAHFITSRICGICGDNHATCSCYTQNMAYGVKPPHLGEWIMNLGEAAEYMFDHNIFQENLVGVDYCEKMVSETNPGVLTKAENTLAPNSDAHGYRTVADIMRALNPFTGEFYREALVVSRWTREMFCLMEGRHVHPSTLYPGGVGTVATIQLMTDYMSRLMRYVEFMKKVVPMHDDLFDFFYEALPGYEQVGLRRTLLGCWGSFQDPEVCNFAYKDMERWGDAMFVTPGVVVDGKLVTHSLVDINLGIRILLGSSYYDDWTDQEMFVKTDPLGNPVDRRHPWNQHTNPRPQKRDMDDKYSWVMSPRWFDGKDHLALDTGGGPLARLWATALAGLVDIGYVKSTGASVQINLPKTALKGPVALEWKIPKHGSNTIERNRARTYFQAYAAACALHFAEKALAEIRAGRTKTWEKFTVPDEAIGCGFTEAVRGVLSHHMVIRDGKIANYHPYPPTPWNANPRDSYGTPGPYEDAVQGQPIFEENDRDNFKGIDIMRTVRSFDPCLPCGVHMYLGEGKTLEKLHSPTQSVTGE; translated from the coding sequence ATGACAACCACAGTTCCCGGACCTCAGCACACCAGTAGGGACCCGAGCACGCTCGTCGAGATGTCGTGGGATCCGATCACCCGAATCGTCGGCAGTCTCGGCATCTACACCAAGATCGACTTCGAGAATCGCGAGGTCGTCGAGTGCCACAGCACATCGTCGATCTTCCGTGGCTACTCGATCTTCATGAAGGGCAAAGACCCTCGGGACGCGCACTTCATCACCAGCCGCATCTGTGGCATCTGCGGTGACAACCACGCCACGTGCTCGTGCTACACGCAGAACATGGCGTACGGCGTCAAGCCGCCACACCTCGGCGAATGGATCATGAACCTCGGCGAAGCCGCGGAATACATGTTCGACCACAACATCTTTCAGGAGAACCTGGTCGGCGTCGACTACTGCGAGAAGATGGTCTCCGAGACCAATCCCGGCGTGCTGACCAAGGCCGAGAACACCCTGGCGCCGAACTCGGATGCCCACGGTTACCGCACGGTCGCCGACATCATGCGCGCGCTGAACCCGTTCACGGGAGAGTTCTACCGTGAGGCCCTGGTCGTCAGCCGTTGGACGCGAGAGATGTTCTGCCTCATGGAGGGCAGGCATGTGCATCCGTCCACGCTGTACCCCGGTGGCGTCGGCACGGTGGCCACCATTCAGCTGATGACCGACTACATGAGCCGGCTGATGCGCTACGTCGAGTTCATGAAGAAGGTCGTGCCGATGCACGACGACCTGTTCGACTTCTTCTACGAAGCGCTGCCCGGCTACGAGCAGGTCGGGCTGCGTCGCACCCTGCTGGGGTGCTGGGGGTCGTTCCAGGATCCGGAGGTGTGCAACTTCGCGTACAAGGACATGGAACGCTGGGGTGACGCGATGTTCGTCACGCCGGGTGTCGTCGTCGACGGCAAGCTGGTCACCCACTCGCTGGTGGACATCAATCTCGGCATCCGAATCCTGTTGGGCAGTTCGTATTACGACGACTGGACCGATCAGGAGATGTTTGTCAAGACCGATCCGCTTGGCAATCCCGTCGATCGGCGCCATCCCTGGAATCAGCACACGAATCCCCGGCCGCAGAAGCGCGACATGGACGACAAGTACAGCTGGGTCATGTCGCCGCGTTGGTTCGACGGCAAGGATCACCTGGCGCTGGACACCGGCGGCGGTCCGCTGGCACGGTTGTGGGCCACCGCGTTGGCCGGGCTCGTCGACATCGGCTACGTGAAGTCGACCGGTGCCAGCGTGCAGATCAATCTGCCCAAAACCGCGCTCAAAGGACCGGTCGCGCTGGAATGGAAGATCCCGAAGCACGGCAGCAACACCATCGAGCGCAACCGGGCGCGGACCTACTTCCAGGCTTACGCGGCGGCGTGTGCGCTGCACTTCGCCGAGAAGGCCCTGGCGGAGATCAGGGCGGGGCGCACCAAGACGTGGGAGAAGTTCACTGTGCCCGACGAGGCCATCGGTTGCGGCTTCACCGAGGCGGTACGCGGTGTGCTCAGTCACCACATGGTGATTCGCGACGGCAAGATCGCGAACTACCATCCGTATCCGCCGACGCCGTGGAACGCCAACCCACGCGACAGCTACGGCACTCCGGGACCGTATGAGGATGCCGTGCAAGGTCAGCCGATCTTCGAGGAGAACGATCGGGACAACTTCAAGGGCATCGACATCATGCGCACGGTGCGCAGCTTCGATCCGTGCCTGCCGTGCGGGGTGCACATGTACCTCGGTGAGGGCAAGACGCTCGAGAAGCTGCACTCACCAACCCAATCCGTCACCGGGGAGTGA
- a CDS encoding hydrogenase maturation protease, whose product MNDRVLVAGIGNIFLGDDGFGPEVMRHVAGQSLRADVRAVDYGIRGMHLAYDLLEEWHALVLVDALPNRGAPGTLHVFEADHETLSPTAGLEAHSMDPAAVFATLNALGGTAPRTIVVGCEVESTEDGMGLSEPVAATVPAAVEAINGLLAELHARAPTPAEG is encoded by the coding sequence ATGAATGACCGTGTCCTGGTCGCCGGGATCGGCAACATCTTCCTCGGAGACGACGGTTTCGGACCCGAGGTGATGCGCCATGTCGCCGGGCAGTCGCTCCGCGCAGACGTGCGCGCAGTCGACTACGGAATCAGGGGGATGCACCTCGCCTACGACCTTCTGGAGGAATGGCACGCACTTGTCCTCGTCGACGCGCTGCCCAACCGTGGCGCACCGGGTACCTTGCACGTTTTCGAGGCGGATCACGAAACCCTCTCGCCGACCGCCGGTCTCGAAGCGCACAGTATGGACCCGGCGGCCGTGTTCGCGACGCTCAACGCGCTGGGTGGCACGGCTCCGCGGACGATCGTCGTCGGTTGCGAAGTCGAGAGCACCGAGGACGGCATGGGGCTGTCGGAACCTGTCGCTGCGACGGTGCCTGCAGCCGTCGAGGCCATCAACGGCTTACTGGCCGAACTCCATGCCCGGGCACCGACTCCGGCGGAGGGCTGA
- a CDS encoding DUF6893 family small protein → MEAIGWVATGVIAVVIIGGVVIGLRSIPDVRRYMKMRNM, encoded by the coding sequence ATGGAAGCAATTGGTTGGGTCGCAACAGGTGTCATCGCCGTGGTGATCATCGGCGGAGTGGTGATCGGACTCCGCTCCATCCCCGATGTGCGGCGGTACATGAAGATGCGCAACATGTAG
- a CDS encoding DUF6084 family protein — translation MNSLTFTIVDVAAEQFSVTPQLIARIAVTAGDDEPIQAIALRCQIRIEPLRRPYSDDEAAGLLDLFGPRERWASTQRTFLWQHSTAMVQGFTGASEFSLPLECTYDFEVTASKYLHALRDGAAPLLFLFSGTVFMPGERGFSVRQVSWECEARHDMPVSVWNDLVRIHYPNTGWVRLGHDTVSALAAYKSNRGLLDFDGAVTTLLAQAPAAEEVR, via the coding sequence GTGAACAGTCTGACGTTCACCATCGTCGACGTGGCCGCAGAACAGTTTTCGGTCACACCGCAACTGATCGCGCGCATAGCCGTAACGGCCGGCGACGACGAGCCGATTCAGGCGATCGCGCTGCGCTGCCAGATCCGCATCGAACCATTGCGGCGGCCGTACTCCGACGACGAGGCCGCGGGCCTGCTCGATCTGTTCGGGCCGCGCGAGCGGTGGGCGAGCACTCAACGCACCTTCCTGTGGCAGCACAGCACCGCGATGGTCCAAGGCTTCACCGGTGCCAGCGAGTTCTCGCTGCCACTGGAGTGCACCTACGACTTCGAGGTGACGGCGTCGAAGTATCTGCACGCCTTGCGCGACGGCGCCGCTCCACTGCTGTTTCTGTTCAGCGGAACGGTGTTCATGCCGGGCGAACGTGGTTTCTCGGTGCGCCAGGTGTCGTGGGAATGCGAAGCCCGCCATGACATGCCGGTGTCGGTGTGGAACGACCTCGTTCGGATCCACTACCCCAACACCGGGTGGGTGCGGCTCGGGCATGACACCGTGTCCGCGCTCGCCGCCTACAAGTCAAACCGCGGACTGCTCGACTTCGACGGTGCCGTCACCACATTGCTCGCCCAGGCCCCTGCGGCCGAGGAGGTCCGGTGA
- a CDS encoding HypC/HybG/HupF family hydrogenase formation chaperone codes for MCLGIPGQVVRMLEGYGDQLALVNVAGENRKVNVGMLPEETFNAGDWVIIHMGFVVEKTDKAGADAALAGLKMMGSGPDSGEISKASP; via the coding sequence ATGTGTCTGGGAATCCCGGGGCAGGTCGTCAGGATGCTGGAGGGCTACGGCGACCAGCTTGCCCTGGTCAACGTCGCGGGCGAGAATCGCAAGGTCAACGTCGGCATGCTGCCCGAGGAGACGTTCAACGCCGGTGACTGGGTGATCATCCACATGGGGTTCGTCGTCGAGAAGACCGACAAGGCGGGTGCCGACGCCGCGTTGGCCGGGCTGAAGATGATGGGGAGCGGTCCCGATTCCGGCGAAATCTCCAAGGCCTCACCATGA
- a CDS encoding DUF5947 family protein, protein MAGESAFDVLTRIRANRPPVQSAGERCEMCAEPITDEHQHVVNVVARQLMCTCRACYLLFTDPHAKLRYRAVPDRYLTFSDFALDRRAWEALQIPVGLAFFFHNSEMDKTVAFYPGPAGATESELNLDTWSSINGADSRLAMLADDVEALLVRVPDRDHADPDLPAECYLVPIDACYEFVGRLRMLWRGFDGGHEVREFVDEFFERIRERSKVAST, encoded by the coding sequence ATGGCCGGCGAAAGCGCTTTCGACGTTCTCACGCGAATACGCGCCAACAGGCCGCCCGTGCAGTCGGCGGGCGAGCGATGCGAGATGTGCGCCGAACCGATCACCGACGAGCATCAACACGTCGTCAATGTGGTTGCGCGCCAACTGATGTGCACGTGCCGCGCCTGCTATCTGCTGTTCACCGATCCGCACGCCAAGCTCCGCTATCGCGCGGTGCCGGACCGATATCTGACCTTCTCCGATTTCGCGTTGGACCGTCGAGCGTGGGAAGCGCTGCAGATCCCGGTCGGGTTGGCGTTCTTCTTCCACAACTCCGAGATGGACAAGACCGTCGCCTTCTATCCGGGCCCAGCCGGTGCCACCGAGTCCGAACTGAACCTCGACACGTGGAGCTCCATCAACGGCGCAGACAGCCGACTTGCGATGCTGGCCGACGACGTCGAGGCCCTACTGGTGCGCGTCCCCGACCGCGACCATGCAGATCCCGACCTACCCGCCGAGTGCTACCTGGTCCCCATCGACGCCTGCTACGAGTTCGTGGGCAGGCTGCGAATGTTGTGGCGGGGCTTCGACGGTGGCCACGAAGTCCGAGAGTTCGTCGACGAGTTCTTCGAGCGGATCAGGGAACGCAGCAAGGTGGCCTCGACGTGA